The following coding sequences lie in one Candidatus Eisenbacteria bacterium genomic window:
- a CDS encoding HAMP domain-containing protein, whose amino-acid sequence MSPKAGPTRRLQLRVPAEDRHLAEIRDFIQDAGEKIQIPGKVLANTKLAVDEACTNIVKHGYKGQTGFIEVVVTGNQREFSIAIQDTGESFDLRNVKSPDLKMYVETRKRGGLGVFLMNQLMDEVRYRGGPNGNVLTMSKRLRHRRRRPGKEPKRRSLRFAYTLQAFGAMTFLVAAAFGWIHARQIQDVRGEAMSHARSVARGLVSPALDLLSRPEPMSIEQTLLNQSIRAALRANHEYVSARVLDTTGRVWGSNRFEELFTTERGGPRPGPGEGGGGAPPLYTVSGGVRTIVEPVRASDSGKGSRILGWVQIGISERAIDSRIGSARAELAGIALLTLLLGCVLSVILIGIFVRPIQVLSESVRAIGEGTMMAEVGGSGNEEIDDIARAFNEVTAKFRAAQGSLVEQERLQREMQVAQEIQQSLLPRRVPELEGYEIGALYRAAKEVGGDYYDFVQVDERTVGVVVADVSGKGVPGSLVMTMIRTALRMEARGNRSASDVMARMNAFVTEDMKKGMFVTMFYVVLDSVNRVVTYASAGHNPMILYRGESDATYFLKPKGIPVGIDAPDADLFRRTISVERLTLKQEDMIVIYTDGITEAMNPEREQFGEARLLGAIKRHAHLSAQEFSEALDKEIHEFTAGALQNDDITLVAIKEKVQPEERLESKRRELFRLVEEEGVAVAEACDRLQVAQSTYYRYRRRVAEVGGLEGLKSIRPRAELARASLEEEAAILSLVKEQPLMGARRVSDLLRATGRSGARLTPAVVYATLRRQGLNTKEKRLEFARNGTDRRMARLARALSGDAQAGRAPEGQGGGV is encoded by the coding sequence ATGAGCCCCAAGGCGGGACCGACCCGACGCCTCCAGCTCCGAGTCCCTGCCGAGGACCGCCACCTAGCCGAGATCCGCGACTTCATCCAGGATGCCGGCGAGAAGATCCAGATCCCCGGAAAGGTCCTCGCCAACACGAAACTCGCCGTAGACGAAGCCTGCACCAACATCGTGAAGCACGGCTACAAGGGGCAGACCGGCTTCATCGAAGTCGTGGTCACCGGGAATCAGCGCGAGTTCTCGATCGCCATCCAGGATACGGGCGAGAGCTTCGATCTCCGCAACGTCAAGAGCCCCGATCTCAAGATGTACGTCGAGACGAGGAAGCGCGGCGGGCTCGGCGTCTTCCTGATGAACCAGCTCATGGACGAGGTCCGCTACCGCGGCGGCCCCAACGGGAACGTCCTGACGATGTCGAAGCGCCTCCGGCACCGCCGGCGGCGCCCGGGGAAAGAGCCGAAGCGCCGCTCGCTGCGCTTCGCGTACACGCTCCAGGCATTCGGCGCGATGACGTTCCTCGTCGCGGCGGCGTTCGGCTGGATCCACGCGCGGCAGATCCAGGACGTTCGTGGAGAAGCGATGTCCCACGCGCGGAGCGTGGCGCGCGGGCTCGTCTCCCCGGCGCTCGATCTTCTTTCGCGGCCCGAGCCCATGTCGATCGAGCAGACGCTCCTGAACCAGTCGATCCGCGCCGCGCTCCGAGCGAATCATGAGTACGTTTCCGCGCGCGTCCTCGACACGACCGGGCGCGTGTGGGGCTCGAATCGATTCGAGGAGCTGTTCACCACGGAGCGCGGCGGCCCCCGGCCCGGGCCGGGCGAGGGGGGAGGCGGTGCGCCCCCCCTCTACACTGTGAGCGGCGGGGTGCGCACGATCGTCGAGCCGGTGCGGGCGAGCGATTCGGGCAAGGGCTCGAGAATCCTCGGTTGGGTCCAGATCGGGATCAGCGAGCGCGCGATCGACTCGCGAATCGGAAGCGCGCGGGCCGAGCTGGCCGGGATCGCGCTCCTCACGCTGCTCCTGGGCTGCGTGCTCTCGGTGATCCTGATCGGCATCTTCGTCCGGCCGATCCAGGTGCTCTCGGAAAGCGTGCGCGCGATCGGTGAGGGGACGATGATGGCCGAGGTCGGGGGCTCGGGGAACGAGGAAATCGATGACATCGCCCGGGCGTTCAACGAGGTCACCGCCAAGTTCCGCGCGGCGCAGGGCAGCCTGGTCGAGCAGGAACGGCTCCAGAGAGAGATGCAGGTGGCGCAGGAGATCCAGCAGAGTCTCCTTCCGCGGCGCGTCCCCGAGCTCGAGGGCTACGAGATCGGCGCCCTGTACCGGGCGGCGAAAGAGGTCGGAGGGGACTATTACGACTTCGTCCAGGTGGACGAGCGCACCGTGGGGGTCGTGGTGGCCGACGTGTCGGGCAAGGGCGTGCCGGGATCGCTCGTCATGACGATGATCCGGACGGCGCTCCGCATGGAGGCGCGTGGGAACCGCTCCGCTTCGGACGTCATGGCTCGGATGAACGCCTTCGTCACCGAAGATATGAAGAAGGGAATGTTCGTGACGATGTTCTATGTCGTGCTCGATTCGGTGAACCGCGTCGTGACCTACGCCAGCGCGGGGCACAATCCGATGATTCTCTACCGCGGCGAGTCGGACGCGACCTACTTCCTGAAACCGAAGGGGATTCCGGTGGGGATCGACGCGCCGGACGCGGATCTGTTCCGGCGCACGATCAGCGTCGAACGGCTCACGCTCAAGCAGGAAGACATGATCGTGATCTACACCGATGGAATCACCGAGGCCATGAACCCCGAGCGGGAGCAGTTCGGCGAGGCGAGGCTGCTCGGCGCTATCAAGCGGCATGCGCACCTGAGCGCGCAGGAGTTCTCGGAGGCGCTGGACAAGGAGATCCACGAGTTCACGGCGGGCGCGCTTCAGAACGACGACATCACGCTGGTCGCGATCAAAGAGAAAGTTCAGCCGGAAGAGCGCCTCGAGTCGAAGCGGCGCGAGCTCTTCCGGCTCGTCGAGGAGGAGGGGGTGGCCGTCGCGGAAGCGTGTGACCGGCTCCAGGTCGCGCAGTCGACCTATTACCGGTATCGCCGGCGGGTGGCCGAGGTGGGAGGGCTGGAGGGCCTGAAGAGCATCCGACCCCGCGCCGAGCTCGCCAGGGCAAGCCTCGAGGAAGAGGCGGCCATCTTGTCCCTGGTGAAAGAGCAGCCCCTGATGGGGGCCCGGCGGGTCTCGGATCTGCTGCGGGCGACGGGCCGCTCGGGAGCCCGTTTGACCCCGGCGGTTGTCTACGCAACCCTAAGGCGTCAAGGGCTTAACACGAAGGAAAAAAGGCTCGAGTTCGCCCGAAACGGAACCGATAGACGTATGGCAAGGCTGGCCCGGGCGCTCTCCGGGGATGCCCAGGCCGGCCGCGCTCCGGAAGGACAAGGAGGGGGAGTATGA
- a CDS encoding STAS domain-containing protein, with protein sequence MKGIDVYVEEAPQNRGVSILRVSGYVDTTTSPDLERRLQALLREKRFHVVVDLAKVEYISSAGWGIFISEIREIREHGGDLKLAGMAPDVREVFDLLEFENILQSYSDTDLAVASFGPIVPANLSMSPNAAGTAAPRQPGEAHAPQRSETVLSDDDLVREIVRQHPDYGLMRIQKELRRPERGGRELNPVQLYVLLRKLELDTRERREALAKRDAPATSSSPTRR encoded by the coding sequence ATGAAGGGAATCGACGTCTACGTCGAAGAGGCGCCCCAGAACCGGGGTGTATCGATTCTGCGCGTCTCCGGCTACGTGGACACCACGACGAGCCCCGACCTCGAGCGGCGTCTCCAAGCGTTGCTCCGCGAGAAGCGCTTCCACGTGGTGGTGGATCTCGCGAAGGTGGAGTACATCTCGAGCGCCGGGTGGGGAATCTTCATCAGCGAAATTCGTGAAATCCGCGAGCACGGAGGGGACCTGAAACTCGCCGGGATGGCCCCCGATGTCCGGGAGGTCTTCGACCTTCTCGAGTTCGAGAATATCTTGCAATCCTACAGCGACACCGATCTCGCGGTCGCCTCCTTCGGGCCGATCGTGCCGGCGAATCTCTCCATGTCGCCGAACGCCGCGGGGACGGCCGCGCCCCGCCAGCCGGGCGAAGCACATGCCCCGCAGCGCAGCGAGACGGTGCTTTCCGATGACGACCTCGTGCGCGAGATCGTGCGCCAGCACCCCGATTATGGCCTCATGAGGATCCAGAAGGAGCTGAGGAGACCGGAGCGGGGCGGACGCGAGCTGAACCCCGTCCAGCTCTACGTGCTCCTGCGCAAGCTCGAGCTGGACACGCGCGAGCGGCGCGAAGCGCTTGCCAAGAGAGACGCCCCGGCGACCAGCTCGAGCCCGACGAGGCGCTGA
- a CDS encoding T9SS type A sorting domain-containing protein, whose translation MPCPRRSVRRRPAVPGLYSAQERPRDRVLTRIHPPFDRFKRSAPMRRSATAVLWSLLLPAFSFGSAGASSNVPAPAGPTILPGIVQTQIPERGPDVGAPPPRAGRSMRSATVGDTVWAFIDSLETRTSPSNEGGWTHYDASAKPTAWHIDTFLGCQNHSWWCGIIDSSWIYDSNRAGYDNDWIQYLQNKFPTNVIPPGTPVKLSFRHHFDAEPGYDYGYVEVNDLDNSWQQIAFFTGKVPNSSLCDTFTVTIPDSIVAKYRRGNPDDSIPLPVPFRFSFTSDIGYSSADGLYNGDGWIIDNITIKAGSNVIFFDDAESGMGSWQRSTFPGVGDYFFLQRNVLTEDICATNQSKVWTDWNQVTLSLVPGLDNFVVTPPVKTNRASTVFLNFDVYRNLPLNSCFYYHTNFRTKNVGDAQWGNWIDPTFFVYYGGSKDWIRQAISLPGAGGKDSVQVELGLRDYSNVFCSGVSSPANTYALFDNVAIGVIGQAAPGFVVRDIDLFNDTFQTTAFFRDDNFNTPLGDTTVVQVSASHGYKNGFMYYRLNGGSFNSVPLQRVAPALPTHFFADVPPGNYPANTTLEYYFAATDSQNTTAYFPSDAITNQRYRSASILPVKTAINLPMGCSDSLASILFVNHFSGREPQVYMTNALSALGFKYDTWDVNGPSSGIGNCLGGSDPTDVQYHWPVTDVGKLLQYSTIIWHSGDLSAFTITPQDQAVIQSWIQQPGKNRNFWITGDDVGFELMANNGELNYNSFLGFTCGVVWLRNNWENSPQDTLHPIVRGVNGGPTAGRFMHVNGDCPIINQFDLVTLSSTANSGRSGLMLAYPNTFAAATRYATDYNTFSPTDSAKVVFQGFSFNFIEETGERYQLAKSVVQTYFKEAPCYIASGVDEGSGGETPPVRSSLAQNVPNPFNPETAIHYSVARAGQVDIRIYNVAGALVRTLVSRVEPSGEHIARWNGTDDQGHSLPSGAYFYVLESNGFRASKKLILLR comes from the coding sequence ATGCCATGCCCGCGCCGGTCTGTCCGCAGACGCCCCGCTGTGCCCGGCCTGTATTCCGCTCAGGAGCGCCCTCGAGATCGGGTTTTGACTCGAATTCACCCCCCATTCGATCGATTCAAAAGGAGCGCACCTATGCGACGTAGTGCTACCGCGGTGCTTTGGTCTCTTCTCCTCCCGGCATTTTCCTTCGGCAGCGCCGGGGCCTCCTCGAACGTGCCCGCGCCGGCCGGCCCGACGATCCTCCCGGGAATCGTGCAGACCCAGATTCCCGAGAGGGGACCCGATGTGGGTGCGCCCCCACCGCGCGCGGGACGATCGATGCGCTCGGCGACGGTCGGGGACACCGTTTGGGCGTTCATCGACAGCCTCGAGACGCGCACGAGCCCGAGTAACGAGGGGGGGTGGACGCACTACGACGCTTCCGCGAAGCCCACCGCGTGGCACATCGACACGTTCCTCGGTTGCCAGAACCATTCGTGGTGGTGCGGGATCATAGACTCTTCCTGGATTTACGACTCGAACCGCGCCGGGTACGACAACGATTGGATTCAGTACCTCCAGAACAAATTCCCCACGAACGTCATCCCCCCGGGCACGCCGGTCAAGCTCAGCTTCCGACACCACTTCGACGCCGAGCCCGGTTACGACTATGGCTATGTCGAGGTGAACGACCTCGACAACAGCTGGCAGCAGATCGCCTTCTTCACCGGGAAGGTTCCGAATAGCTCCCTTTGCGACACGTTCACGGTGACTATCCCCGACTCCATCGTCGCGAAGTACCGCCGCGGAAACCCCGACGACTCGATACCCCTTCCGGTCCCGTTCCGGTTCTCGTTCACGAGCGATATCGGCTATTCCTCGGCGGACGGCCTCTACAACGGGGATGGCTGGATCATCGACAACATCACCATCAAGGCGGGGTCGAACGTCATTTTCTTCGACGACGCGGAGAGCGGGATGGGAAGCTGGCAGCGGTCCACCTTCCCGGGCGTGGGGGACTACTTCTTCCTCCAGCGGAACGTCCTGACGGAGGATATCTGCGCTACGAATCAGTCGAAGGTCTGGACCGACTGGAACCAGGTCACCCTGTCCCTGGTTCCCGGGCTGGACAACTTCGTCGTGACCCCGCCGGTCAAGACCAACAGGGCGAGCACGGTCTTTCTCAATTTCGATGTCTACCGGAACCTGCCCCTCAATTCGTGCTTCTACTATCACACCAATTTCCGCACGAAGAACGTCGGTGACGCCCAGTGGGGAAATTGGATCGATCCGACGTTCTTCGTTTATTACGGGGGGAGCAAAGACTGGATCCGGCAGGCGATCTCGTTGCCCGGGGCGGGCGGGAAGGATTCGGTCCAGGTGGAGTTGGGGCTCAGGGATTACTCCAACGTCTTTTGCTCCGGCGTCTCGTCGCCCGCCAATACGTATGCCCTGTTCGACAACGTGGCGATCGGCGTCATCGGCCAGGCCGCTCCCGGCTTCGTCGTCCGCGACATCGACCTTTTCAACGACACGTTTCAGACGACCGCGTTCTTCCGGGACGACAACTTCAATACGCCCCTCGGCGACACCACGGTCGTACAGGTCAGCGCGTCGCACGGGTACAAGAACGGCTTCATGTATTACAGGCTGAATGGGGGGTCGTTCAACTCCGTGCCGCTCCAACGCGTGGCGCCAGCGCTCCCGACCCATTTCTTCGCCGACGTCCCGCCCGGGAACTACCCGGCGAACACGACCCTCGAGTACTACTTCGCGGCGACGGACAGTCAGAACACGACCGCCTATTTCCCGAGCGACGCGATCACGAACCAGCGCTATCGCTCGGCTTCGATCCTGCCCGTGAAGACCGCGATCAACCTTCCGATGGGGTGCAGCGACAGCCTCGCCTCGATCCTTTTCGTGAATCACTTCTCCGGACGCGAGCCGCAGGTCTACATGACAAACGCCCTGAGCGCGCTCGGGTTCAAGTACGACACCTGGGATGTGAACGGCCCCTCGAGCGGGATCGGAAACTGCCTCGGGGGCTCCGACCCGACGGACGTGCAGTACCACTGGCCGGTCACCGACGTCGGCAAGCTGCTCCAGTACTCCACGATCATTTGGCACTCGGGAGACCTCTCCGCGTTCACCATCACGCCCCAGGACCAGGCGGTGATCCAGTCTTGGATCCAGCAACCCGGGAAAAACCGCAACTTCTGGATCACCGGAGATGACGTGGGCTTCGAGCTCATGGCGAACAACGGCGAGCTCAACTACAACAGCTTCCTCGGATTCACGTGCGGGGTGGTCTGGCTCCGGAACAACTGGGAAAACAGCCCCCAGGACACGCTCCATCCGATCGTGAGAGGGGTCAACGGGGGCCCCACGGCGGGACGGTTCATGCACGTGAACGGGGACTGCCCGATCATCAATCAGTTCGACCTGGTCACCCTTTCCTCGACCGCCAACTCGGGCAGGTCGGGCCTCATGCTCGCGTACCCGAACACATTTGCCGCCGCGACCCGCTACGCCACCGATTACAACACGTTCTCCCCGACGGACAGCGCCAAGGTCGTCTTCCAGGGCTTCAGCTTCAACTTCATCGAGGAGACCGGGGAGCGGTACCAGCTCGCGAAGTCGGTCGTCCAGACCTACTTCAAGGAAGCGCCCTGCTACATCGCTTCGGGGGTCGACGAGGGATCGGGCGGGGAGACGCCGCCCGTCCGGAGCAGCCTGGCGCAGAACGTGCCGAACCCGTTCAACCCCGAGACCGCGATCCACTACTCGGTCGCGCGAGCGGGTCAGGTTGATATTCGCATCTACAACGTGGCCGGAGCCCTGGTCCGTACTTTGGTGAGTCGCGTTGAGCCTTCCGGCGAGCACATCGCCCGCTGGAACGGAACGGACGACCAGGGGCATTCCCTCCCGAGCGGAGCCTACTTCTACGTGCTCGAATCGAACGGGTTCCGGGCCTCGAAGAAGCTGATCCTCCTGCGCTAG
- a CDS encoding pyridoxal phosphate-dependent aminotransferase → MRYADRMNQLGTETAFEVLAKARALEAQGRSIVHLEIGEPDFDTPAPIRAAAARALDEGFTHYGPSAGLPEVREAIAAFISRDRGLPTAPDQVVVTPGGKPVLTFAIMACVNPGDEVVVPDPGFPIYESVVRFIGAKAVPMPLREDRGFRVGAADLEPLLTPRTRMVVLNSPHNPTGSVLTPKDLDEIAALLREREIFVLSDEIYSKILYDGVHESIATRPGMAEKTILLDGFSKTYAMTGWRLGYGVMNPTLAKHVARLATNVYSCATSFVQRAAIVALGGTQSEVRGMVAEFHRRRDEIVRGLNAIPGIRCLKPAGAFYVFPNIEALQMKSADAERILLEEAGVAALSGTAFGPRGEGYMRFSYANSIENIREALRRIGVWVQSQVRAAR, encoded by the coding sequence ATGCGATACGCGGACCGGATGAATCAGCTCGGCACCGAGACGGCCTTCGAGGTTCTCGCGAAAGCGCGGGCGTTGGAAGCCCAGGGCCGCTCGATCGTGCATCTCGAAATCGGGGAGCCCGACTTCGACACTCCGGCTCCGATCCGCGCCGCCGCGGCGCGCGCCCTCGACGAGGGGTTCACGCACTACGGTCCCTCGGCGGGGCTGCCCGAGGTGCGCGAGGCGATCGCAGCCTTCATCAGCCGCGACCGGGGGCTCCCGACCGCCCCGGACCAGGTCGTCGTGACCCCGGGCGGGAAACCGGTGCTCACGTTCGCGATCATGGCCTGCGTGAACCCCGGGGACGAAGTGGTCGTGCCCGATCCCGGCTTTCCTATCTATGAATCCGTGGTCCGCTTCATCGGCGCGAAGGCGGTTCCGATGCCGTTGCGCGAGGACCGAGGATTCCGGGTCGGCGCGGCCGATCTCGAGCCCCTGCTCACCCCGAGGACGCGGATGGTGGTGCTCAACTCGCCGCACAACCCGACCGGCTCGGTCCTCACCCCCAAAGATCTCGATGAGATCGCCGCGCTGCTCCGCGAGCGCGAGATCTTCGTGCTCTCCGACGAGATCTACTCGAAGATTCTCTACGACGGCGTCCACGAGTCGATTGCCACGCGTCCGGGAATGGCGGAGAAGACGATCCTCCTCGACGGATTCTCGAAGACCTACGCGATGACCGGCTGGCGGCTCGGGTACGGTGTCATGAATCCGACGCTCGCGAAGCACGTCGCGCGGCTCGCCACGAACGTCTACTCCTGCGCCACCTCGTTCGTGCAGCGGGCGGCCATCGTGGCCCTCGGCGGGACCCAGAGCGAAGTTCGCGGCATGGTCGCCGAGTTCCACCGGCGGCGCGACGAGATCGTCCGGGGTCTGAACGCGATCCCGGGAATCCGCTGCCTGAAGCCCGCGGGCGCCTTCTACGTGTTCCCGAATATCGAGGCGCTCCAGATGAAGAGCGCCGACGCGGAGCGGATCCTGCTCGAGGAGGCCGGTGTCGCCGCGTTGTCCGGGACCGCGTTCGGTCCGCGCGGGGAGGGCTACATGCGCTTCTCCTACGCGAACTCGATCGAGAATATCCGCGAGGCGCTCCGCCGCATCGGCGTCTGGGTCCAGAGCCAGGTTCGGGCCGCGCGCTGA
- the arcC gene encoding carbamate kinase, whose product MTPREPEPRAHKLPRSAVITLGGNAILPARGTGTFEEQLSITRVTMEPIARLIQEGVTVVLSHGNGPIVGNILIRNEAVRDQIPPMPLDVCGADSQGGIGYMMQQALQNELHRIGIDRPVVTMVTQVLVDERDPAFRRPTKPIGPFYSHERARTLAKEKGWTVVEDAGRGYRRVVPSPKPLEIVEIAAIRKLVQDGSVVIAAGGGGIPVSRQWDGTLHGVEAVIDKDLASSLLGRLLGSEALVIVTGVDRVAVHFGKPDQRDLTTANASELERFMAEGHFPQGSMGPKIQAAIEFVRSGGGSVWITSPEKIREALEGAAGTRIVRE is encoded by the coding sequence ATGACGCCGCGCGAACCCGAGCCGCGCGCACACAAGCTTCCCCGATCCGCCGTGATCACGCTCGGCGGGAACGCGATTCTCCCCGCCCGCGGGACCGGCACATTCGAAGAGCAGCTCTCGATCACGCGCGTGACGATGGAGCCGATCGCGCGGCTCATCCAAGAGGGCGTCACCGTGGTGCTGAGCCACGGCAACGGGCCGATCGTGGGAAACATCCTGATCCGGAACGAGGCGGTGCGGGATCAGATACCCCCGATGCCGCTCGACGTATGCGGGGCCGATTCGCAGGGCGGTATCGGCTACATGATGCAGCAGGCCCTTCAGAATGAGCTCCATCGGATCGGGATCGACCGCCCGGTCGTGACGATGGTGACGCAGGTGCTCGTGGACGAACGGGACCCGGCGTTCCGGCGTCCCACGAAGCCGATCGGTCCTTTCTATTCCCACGAGCGCGCGCGAACCCTGGCGAAGGAGAAGGGGTGGACGGTGGTGGAGGATGCGGGGCGGGGGTACCGGCGCGTCGTACCTTCCCCGAAGCCGCTCGAGATCGTGGAGATCGCAGCCATACGAAAGCTCGTGCAGGATGGGAGCGTTGTGATCGCGGCCGGGGGAGGCGGGATCCCGGTCTCTCGCCAGTGGGACGGGACCCTCCACGGGGTGGAGGCGGTCATCGACAAGGACCTCGCGTCCTCGCTCTTGGGGAGGCTCCTCGGCTCGGAGGCGCTCGTGATCGTGACCGGGGTGGACCGGGTCGCGGTCCATTTCGGAAAGCCGGACCAGCGGGATCTGACGACCGCTAACGCATCGGAGCTTGAACGATTCATGGCCGAGGGGCATTTTCCACAGGGGAGCATGGGGCCGAAGATCCAGGCCGCGATCGAGTTCGTGCGCAGCGGGGGTGGCTCGGTCTGGATCACCTCGCCGGAGAAGATCCGCGAGGCTCTGGAAGGAGCGGCGGGAACCCGGATCGTTCGGGAGTGA